Sequence from the Bombus pyrosoma isolate SC7728 linkage group LG3, ASM1482585v1, whole genome shotgun sequence genome:
TAGATGTATGGATGCTGTCTGGATGAGTTTTCAGCCTTTTTCAAACGCAAAATGTCCCAGATGTGGTGCACTATAAGGTCTATTGCCACTGTAAACATACAATAACCAAACCATGTACGTTTTTATATGACCTCCACTTTGCACTAACTTAAAAGATAGTTTGTCTAGCAGCCTTTACATACCAGGCAGCACCCATAAATGaatgtatatgcatatatatatatatatatatatgtatacatatatgcatgtgtgtgtgtatatatacatacatacatatatgaagaggaaaattttcagcTGCCTTATCAATCAAAATTTGCATTTGGAGTGTACACTTTAGCATTACcattagaataaatataattatcatgaTCATAAAGTTGTaattgattttcatatttaattaaatttgatgaaaCTGAATTTTggttatgatataatgtaaattaatttcatgaacaagttaataataacTATTACATGTTTAATACCAAACACAGTAAGgagttaaaatataaataatttactttcctAAATTAAATTGTTGCACATGATccttattacattataacaatATCATGATTTACCTGTATTGTCTGCACCTCTTGGTATAATAACATCAGCAAATTTTTTAGTGGGAAGACAAAACTCTTCAAATGCAGGTTTCACAAAATTCATGTATTGATTCAATACATAATCTAAAtcccttcctctttcttttatgTCTCTTGGTactgtaaaaattgaaagtattcattcataatatttacatatgcaACTCTAAAAGAGGAAGCATGACAAAtgctttatattattaccTCTTCTAGCTAATCTAGTATCTGAATCAGTATCCACAAATAGTTTCATATGAAATAAGTCTCGTATTTTAGGGAAATAAAACACTAAAATGCCTTCAAACAGAACTACATCAGCAGGATAAATTGTTGTAATTTGATCTTTCACTCTAAAATCCCACagaaaacgattaattttatttttattagtaatttatgtcactaaaattgttttaaatgatACGTACAAACTGTTTGTTCTATAATCATAGGCTGgtatttcacattttactCCAGCTAGTATGTCTTGTAATGTTTGAAGTATCAAATCATTATCAAATGCGTCAGGGTGATCGAAATTATATTGACCTTTTTCTGCTTTAAGTTTTTCGGCTGACGATAAATCTCGATAAAAACTATCTTGTGAAATACAAACTACTTGTCGTTGCATGTGATCCATGTCTACTTGCCCTAGTTTTTCCATTATACGCTTGCACACGGTTGACTGAAAGGacgaaaaaaaattgttttcattaGCTCTTCGATCGGACAATTAATcgaagattttataattttcaagtacACGTTTTTTTTAGAGGTTAAGTTAGACCGAAAATATATCTtgcacaaattatttaaatataacttaGATATTTCGGAAACACAAAATGATACATTACTTACTTTTCCACTGGCAGTGCCGCCTGAAACTCCAATTAGAAAAGGTGTTTTGCTTTCTATACCATTTAATTTTCCGTTAATACCAAAAGACATCTTTCGCGAGGTAACAATATTCATCGACATATCTGCCATTGTTAAAGATTTACTTAGATATTccgaaacgaaatataaagatCTTGAAAATGACATTCAAAAAATGGTTTTACCTATAACACGAATGATTCCAGCAGATGTTAATGGAAGATGCAGATGTAACATATAGCTTGGTGTAAATCATTAGATCCGACAAGCGCGCGCATCGGCAagcgatatttaaatactatcagagagaaattttctctctgatgctatatacatatttgcatgacgtggaaagattaaaaataaccGAACTAAGTTTTTTACAATTTAGGTTAcctattacaatttaaatttggtATTTGACTCAATTATTTTAgtatatacattaatattggatttctattctttacaatatttttcattctttaaatataatttgaaggACTACAATTGATttcactaaaaatattttattaaatttgttttcatagCCTTAATTAtgtgtttcaattatttttttcattgataaagcaaataaataatgtagtaagtcttcatttcttcttcttcttgttaataaatcatagtttgtattgttattataatttcatataaagaATCACACTTCAATAAAAGAGACGACAGTACTTGttacgttttttaaattagttataatataatgtagaaTAATCTAGAATGTTAGAGATAACATACAACTTTatcttaacaaattttatcgtaGTATTGTAGTATCGTTTTATCAAGTAGTATcgtatattattaagaaacgTTTGATCGTAAAGTTCTCGAATcaaaaacaacaaattttccGATTGTCGAAATGGAGAGTTACGAAATTTTGAAGATAAGAAAAAGGCATCGATGGTGTCGTCATGTCGTGACTAATACGATACATGTCGTATTTGCACAACTGAATGTAGATATTGGGAACCTGAGAATTTCAATACGCTAACTAgtgatagaaaattaatctaCTGAGAGTAAGTCAAATATCCACATGGTCACAAATGCTTAAATTTGACATGTACATGCATTTGTGAAAAACGAATGTTTTTGAACTtgttttaatgcttttaaattattcaatataataaaaaatcatataattatttaagcagttatacaaatttacgtaatagaattttctcttgggaaagataaaagtaaaatatattgctatatgcaaagaaaaaatttgtttatagcGGGAGAGGCAGTATACATGACCTCGTGACTTATACCCATACTACTGTAGACTGTAGACGTACAGACTGTAGATAAACGGAGGTGGGGGACAGATAATGGAACAGAATTCATCAATGAATGAAATTCATGTTAAACAGGGGGGAGTTTATTGATATAAACTCTGTACAAAGTAGATATGGTagataattatgtaataaatgattttgtaCTTctgctttatttattaaaaaaataaagtaatgtGGGATAAACTTATCAAACGTTATGTTTGTGTAGCAAGTTATGAGGTAACTTTCTATACTTAATGCAACTATTTGAAGTTATagtgaattttctatttgtctAGTATTCAATTATggaacaaattaataatattcttcgtgatgataatttatataaggtataatataaattgttatttgattgataaaatattcaaaaattaagTGAGAACAAAGGAGTAAACTGTGTATATATGCATGTTTATtaggattatttattttaaaaatatctatttacaGGCTGCTATACAAGCATTACATGGTTTACAAAGcaatagtaattatttaaaattagtaaCAAAAGATAATTCACAAGCAAGTGCTGTTCGTAAATTGCgtgatacaaaaaaatatttaatccgGTAATGATCTTCTTTTTATGttgcattaaataaaaaatatgtaccaTAAACATCAAAACAATTTGGTAACGTAACTTTTACAGGTCTGGTATTacacttgaaaaattagataCTTTGTCAGTTATACATATAGCAGGTACAAAAGGAAAGGGTTCCACTTGCGCATATACAGAAGCTATTTTACGTGAACATGGTTTTAAAACAGGATTCTTTAGTTCTCCACATTTAGTTAATGCAAGAGAACGTATAAGAATAAGTGGGCAACCAATAAGCAAAATACAGTTTACTCAGAacttttggaaaatatataagaaattggAAGATACAAAAGAACATGAATCTGATATGcctacatattttaaatttttgacaATTCtcatgtttaatatatttttagatgaaCATGTTGATGTTGCTATAATTGAAACTGGAATTGGAGGTTTATatgattgtacaaatattgtaAGAAATCCTGTATGTGTAGGTATAACTAGTTTAGGATTAGATCATACTTCTTTACTGGGAAATACTGTTGAAGACATAGCTTATCAAAAatctggaatttttaaatcaggAACTGTTGCTTTTTCTGTTCCACAATTATCTCAAGCAATGCGTATATTGGAAGAAcgagcaattgaaagaaattgcaagTTACGTGTTATTCCATCTTTTGATGAATATAAGTGGGAAAATCTTTCAcctattttacaaataaaaaataaagttcagCAACAAAATGCATCTATAGCTATTCAGATGGCTACTGAATGGCTACTGACTAGAAATAAAGTTGCATCTGTATCTATGGACAAGATCGCAATAGCATTGACCTCTTGTAAATGGCCAGGTCGAATGCAAATTTTAAGAAGTAGCATTggtgatttttttttagatgGGGCACATACCATTGAAAGTATTGAGTGCTGTATTTCATGGTTCAATGATATAAGTAGTGGAAGTAAAGGAAAAAAggttctaatttttaatacatctgGTACTCGAGATCCAATACAACTATTAATACCATTAAgatctttacatttttataaggCATATTTTGTACCAAATCTTGTAGGAATTAAAAGTTTAGACAATGAAATGAATAGCTCATCGACAGATGagcaaagaataaaatgtgaaataaattctaaaatatggGGAATGAATTCAGTAGTTGCAAATAATGTTCTTGAAGTtttagaagatataaaaaagaacttGGAACAAAAAGATAATTGTGAAAGGTATCAAATACTTGTTACAGGATCCTTACATTTAATAGGTGCAGTTCTTGCTATTTTAGATCCGAATTTGACAATGAatacagaattttaatatgtattttaaaaatttgggattatatatggtatatttacgaaatatataataatgtttttaaaaaagaaaaaatttaaaaaacattctttttatataaacaatagaattatgtatttaataactATATTAACAACTTTATCAATCCATAATAACACAGTAATGAGATATTGCATTGTTATTCTGATGATAATCGTAAAATACTTATTGATACTTTTTCTTAACAATTCTTTTGTACTtcagtataaatatatttttcataaaactataagtaattgtaaaattatttgtacatataacaAGTTAGTGTTACATATGTTTATGGAGTGAACGACACAGAAAATACATGATGTTAAAATAAGAACTAGAGAAAatgcttaaaatattttggtaTGATAATCTAATTCTGATTCTGCTTCCGTGTCAGACAAACTTAAGGAAACGCCAGTTCTTCGTCGCAGACGATTTTCATCAGGACTctgaaacatataaaaacaaGTTTTAGATGAgatgaaatgttttatttgattaagGAGCACCTATCTGACTTCTGCTAATATTTAGTACTTGGTATTATCTAAATCGTTGTTGACTAAatgataagataaaattttagaagagCTATTGCTTGAAAAGGTTAGAGATCGATACCTGATCTAGAATACCAGCAGTGGGTTCAGAGGCATATCCTACTTCTTGTGCATCTTCTTCTAGATCTGCCTCGTATTCCTCTAATTCATCGGTATCAGaatcaatttcaaaatctacatatatacttCCTCTGGAGACTTTACACACCATTTGAGCTAAGTCTGTGAAGGTATAAGAAGATACTGTTTGCTGGTTTGCCGCCTGGTGTTTTGCTCGTAATGCACGGGCATTTTCTCTATCTGCATTAAAACGTGGTAAAATCCCAGCTTTCGATTGTACTTCAAAATAAGTTTTTCCTGTAAAAAGTATACTTCATATAATCTATTTATCtgtaatatttctatagaatgtaatatttacCGTGTTGATATCCGACATCTTTAATCTCATCAAAATTAGCGAATTGaagagttttatatttatctattggTGGCCTAATATATTCGCAATAATCTGAGTTTTTAACTTCCTCCAATTGCCGTACACAACTCACGTATGCTAATCTCGATTGTATGTCAGGTAAATTCGGAACTTTGACGGGCGTTGCGAAAGGATTCCATCGTTTCCACAATAACCACCAACCGGATAAAGAATCTccataatttgttaaatccGTATCATCTTGTGATCCAACGTCAATGGCCAAAATATGATGTGCTCCTTGCCTCAACATTTCGTCAGCTTGAACAAAGAGATTATAAAGCCATATGCTGGAAATTGATTATGACGTATAAGTTATTACAGCTATGATATGACAAACAATACAGGTTTAAGATACCTGGCACGTTATTAACATAACACCCATCGACCAAAAGATGCCCGTCAAGAGGGTCGCAAATAGGAGGAAAGACCCCCGCAATGGTCATACTGGCTCGAATGTATCTCCATAGCAAACCTGAGTTGACTTAGCTATTCAGGATTTGACAAATGCATCTTTTATCAACGGGAGTGAGctttatatcattttcaagATTATATCATGGTTTGAGTTACAATAAACCGTGTTCTGAGCTTATATCAATGAAAAAGactaatataatttcatctaTCCATTAATACAAAGTTGCTTTTAATGTCCaggtaattttataaaattaaagaagaaacttaTAAACGTTTTCATCTAAGAGCGTTTGTGCGTTCAacttaaagtattttatagtatatatatcaataaattttatagagaCACATAACGCAATTTTTTTGTATCATATAATAACAAAGTTAGACGCACTTTTTTAATGTAACGCTCAAATTACCTGGAAGGTTATTGACGTACCCGCCGTCGAGCAGGAGATGGCCGTCAACTGGGTCACACATGGGTGGCATATAACCAGACAAAGACATCGAAGCCCGAATGTACCGCCACAGCGATCCTAAACACGACGAATTAAGTTCTTAAATGTatgttcgtatttttctttgaacTTTCTATATTCTTCTATAAAATACATGATTACTCCTAACGCAAGAATCGATAGCTTCAAAGCTGTTTGTTACCAGAATTCATAAAAAACATCTCAAACGAGAAATAAAGTTCGACATTTGTCAATAAACGATACATAACGGAGAGTACGTCATTACAGTGATTATCTAGAGAGCTCACTCCCGCTGTTCAAGCTTATTTCTACGCAATGCTCTACTGTAAtgcttatttaaatttaaaaaaaataagtccttgagatagaaatatatttacaagttCTCTATAAATTTCACCAAAACAGCGAGAGAGTTTCCAGTTAGTTAAATCCAAaccatttaaatttataccttaaatatatatcaaagAAAACTGGAAACTGTCagtgttttaataaatgttatactACTTTCGTTTGTGTACAGACCGTGTGTATGGGTGCGCATACAAGAATCAGTGATGTCTGTggttattgtaaaatatggtAACCATAAATCTTCTATGTAAGTATCACCAAATGTTGTTTGAATTGTGCTATTGAAATCTTTTCCAGAAAACATGGATGTTACTGGATATGTTAAATCCATTATTTGTCTCCACCATTGTGTcattttctatcaaaaaaaGCATATGttcatataaacaaaaaataataaattttatgatatgATATGATATGATTAATCTTATGATATTTACTTTAGACCATTCACGAGCTTTCTGGGTCGttgttgttatatttttttccatacACCATAAAGCACCCATAAACGCTCCAATACTAACTCCACCAACCATGTCTATAGGTATACCGGCTTCGATAACTGCTTTAAGCATCCCTACATGGGCTGCACCTCTAGCACCTCCACCTCCAAGTACAAGCCCAACGGAAGTTCCAGTTAACCAGCGAGCAAGCCTACTGAAATCACTATGTATGTTTGGCTCGGACATCAGAACTTTGGAATACAGCTCATtctgaaaattgaattattaacatGCTTTATACATAATGAGACACTCGGTACTTCTTTATAGCTTACAATTCTATACTGAGATCTTCTTGTAAACATCCGTTTAGGACATTGAATGTGATGATGACTAGAAACCCAAGATCTCATATTCAACCACTGCACTGTATTGGTAGGTCGTTGTCCACTTTGTTCTTTATGCAAAAGTACTAATTCTTTTTGCGTTCTCATTACTAAACGTTCGACTTCACGTTCAGTTCTGCCTATGGATGGAGGTTTATCTCCTAAACCTACAATAAGAATACAGTCGGCTTGTCGAACACATCGTTGGGTCCACAACGTGTACGTTGGATCGCATTGGTATAATGAAATTCGGTGTTGATCCTCTTGCTGCGCAAGCCATGATGTTAGACGGTATTCATTTGCAGGTTCCATTATGGTGCTACCTAACgtctattaattaaacaaagatacaggcattttgtataattttattacttgtaTTGGAATTAAagtgatttcttttttatattaactgCTTACTTTTCGAACCACATCAGAAGTAAGGCGTAAACATGGCCCAATTGCACATAACGAGTGATAAAGTTCATACGTAAATGCTGTTAATGGGACATCGTCGGATACCGGGACTATTGCAACAGTTGAGAAATTTACTTGAGCTGGTCTTGCATCAACTGTTGCAGCGGCCcgtctataaatatattcgtatgtataaaggaaattcaaattactacaaaaaagaaattgtataaatagtaaacaaaatattgtagATGTTTACTGTGTATCACTACTGCCATTCTTTGTGTGCGCTTGTTGCCAGGTGCCAAGTATACGATGTCCAAGTAAATTTATAAGTCTTGTAACTACTATTGGATAACGAagttttataacattaaatagCCCCTCCGGAAGTTTCGCTAATTCAGAATCTCGTACTGCCATTACTGTTGTTGATCGTGGTGTTTGTGTAACCATTTCTACAATACCAACAAGATCGCCTTTTCCATATTCTGCAACGAGTTCTTTTTTCCCATTCATATATGTGATTACCGACCGAAGTCGACCACTTAACACAATAAATGTTGAATCTGATTCATCTCCTTGTCGATACACTGCTCTTCCACTTTCAAGAAATAGCCAATCAAGTGCAAAATCAACCTTTTGAAGAAGATAGGATAAATTATCGGTATTAAGTAACAAGTGAAATAAATGGTACAATAGTTTTACCTGTCTTACGAAGGGACTAAGTCTTCGAACAACTGAATGAGCAACATGTAACACAACAGTTGGTTGTTCTCGCATAATAGCGAAAAATGTTGGTTTACTAAGAAGTGCTATGCGACTAGAATGCTTTGCTCTAATGGTATAAAAAGAAGGTTCTCCAGTCAATACAGCTAGACCACCAACAATCTCGCCTTGATGAGCGCTAAACATATGAACTTCTTGACCTACATCTCTACCTTCTGAAACGCGTTGACTGATTATTAACGAACCAGATACAACATAAACAAGCGCAACATCCTAGGgaaaaggaatataaaattgtatgaaaatacaGACGTTTATGAATAATGTATAGcaatatttaagaaatgttaaCCTTATGAGATTCTTCCTTCATTAAGTATGTTCCAGCTGGTACTTCTCTAATTTGAACTTTGCCATCTTTGAGTATTGAATCATCTTCTAAGCCAAGTTCCCGAACAAATGCTTCTGTAGCCATTTGCACGAGCTGTGCTTCATCGAGTTGTTGTTGTACTGGTTCAGTAGTAGTAGACCTCTTTTTGTTTGGATGTGAATTTCCCGTGTATATTACATCTGGCTGTGATACTTGTTGTGATGTTATAGGAGAAGAATTTGGCCAATGAGAATCACATTCTGGTACCATATCTGCTGTATTCTGACCTGATTGTGGacttaaattttgatttttccaATCAAGATTAGTTTTTGGCCTATTATGGaacgaatattaataacaatgcattttttattttctacaattttttcgtTAAACTTACCGTCGACTTATAACTATAGGTACACTTTGATGACTACTTGTAGAAATGTCGCGATGAAACACTtcatttctatcattttctgATGAGACAGTTGCAGTTGCATTGGATtgattttccatattttgggtaaaaaatgtttctttagtTCTTGATCTAACTGGAGATCCTGAAAATGggctttgtttctttttgtgTGGTCCTTGATTAACTAATTCTGCAGATAATCCAAGATATTGATGTAAAGCAGTGAAAGTGACTCTTTGAAGACGGACCATAATGACCTGGATAACTCGAACAAATGCATCAGGATGATCTTGAAAAACCTACaaggtttaaaaataataatttttagtttattttagtCTGTAATGCGTAACTTGAATTATACCTCTTGAAATGCACTCATTGGTAACTTGACTACAATAGAATCCTCCACAGTTCTGGCTGATACTGTTTTATAGGTACTTGTATGCCCAGTAAGTACATCTGTGAAGCTAAGAAGACTAGTTACTGATTCTCCAGTTTTTACTAGCTTTAGTGATATTTGAGAACTATCAGATCCTGTGATATAAACATTAACTAAGCCTTGCtgtacgataaataaattttcatcgggatctccaattttaaataaagtgcTCCCAGCCGgtaaattcataatttctgtATGCTTgcataatttaagaaatactGGCTTTTCAAAATGACCAAATACTCTGATACtttgtaacatatataaaGCATCAGGTGGTACTTTCTCTCCAGGACCTAAATCTTCTTCTAAATATTCAGCAGGTGGTTCTAAAacctatgaaaatatttaaaaaaaaaatatgataataaatacataagaaaataggaattaaaataa
This genomic interval carries:
- the LOC122565584 gene encoding neuropathy target esterase sws isoform X3 produces the protein MPTMEVVELFNKCNESLGSYLFSRWIGQLIAEYQISKALFILIISTLVILLIASIIILRKWKNKEFLPEVKEFVGVGTGKPRFRKRDKVLFYGRKMLRKVKSISGQVHATGQGKKRKAVMRFARRLLQLKKETAPQQLKVLEPPAEYLEEDLGPGEKVPPDALYMLQSIRVFGHFEKPVFLKLCKHTEIMNLPAGSTLFKIGDPDENLFIVQQGLVNVYITGSDSSQISLKLVKTGESVTSLLSFTDVLTGHTSTYKTVSARTVEDSIVVKLPMSAFQEVFQDHPDAFVRVIQVIMVRLQRVTFTALHQYLGLSAELVNQGPHKKKQSPFSGSPVRSRTKETFFTQNMENQSNATATVSSENDRNEVFHRDISTSSHQSVPIVISRRPQSGQNTADMVPECDSHWPNSSPITSQQVSQPDVIYTGNSHPNKKRSTTTEPVQQQLDEAQLVQMATEAFVRELGLEDDSILKDGKVQIREVPAGTYLMKEESHKDVALVYVVSGSLIISQRVSEGRDVGQEVHMFSAHQGEIVGGLAVLTGEPSFYTIRAKHSSRIALLSKPTFFAIMREQPTVVLHVAHSVVRRLSPFVRQVDFALDWLFLESGRAVYRQGDESDSTFIVLSGRLRSVITYMNGKKELVAEYGKGDLVGIVEMVTQTPRSTTVMAVRDSELAKLPEGLFNVIKLRYPIVVTRLINLLGHRILGTWQQAHTKNGSSDTQRAAATVDARPAQVNFSTVAIVPVSDDVPLTAFTYELYHSLCAIGPCLRLTSDVVRKTLGSTIMEPANEYRLTSWLAQQEDQHRISLYQCDPTYTLWTQRCVRQADCILIVGLGDKPPSIGRTEREVERLVMRTQKELVLLHKEQSGQRPTNTVQWLNMRSWVSSHHHIQCPKRMFTRRSQYRINELYSKVLMSEPNIHSDFSRLARWLTGTSVGLVLGGGGARGAAHVGMLKAVIEAGIPIDMVGGVSIGAFMGALWCMEKNITTTTQKAREWSKKMTQWWRQIMDLTYPVTSMFSGKDFNSTIQTTFGDTYIEDLWLPYFTITTDITDSCMRTHTHGSLWRYIRASMSLSGYMPPMCDPVDGHLLLDGGYVNNLPADEMLRQGAHHILAIDVGSQDDTDLTNYGDSLSGWWLLWKRWNPFATPVKVPNLPDIQSRLAYVSCVRQLEEVKNSDYCEYIRPPIDKYKTLQFANFDEIKDVGYQHGKTYFEVQSKAGILPRFNADRENARALRAKHQAANQQTVSSYTFTDLAQMVCKVSRGSIYVDFEIDSDTDELEEYEADLEEDAQEVGYASEPTAGILDQSPDENRLRRRTGVSLSLSDTEAESELDYHTKIF
- the LOC122565584 gene encoding neuropathy target esterase sws isoform X4; its protein translation is MPTMEVVELFNKCNESLGSYLFSRWIGQLIAEYQISKALFILIISTLVILLIASIIILRKWKNKEFLPEVKEFVGVGTGKPRFRKRDKVLFYGRKMLRKVKSISGQVHATGQGKKRKAVMRFARRLLQLKKETAPQQLKVLEPPAEYLEEDLGPGEKVPPDALYMLQSIRVFGHFEKPVFLKLCKHTEIMNLPAGSTLFKIGDPDENLFIVQQGLVNVYITGSDSSQISLKLVKTGESVTSLLSFTDVLTGHTSTYKTVSARTVEDSIVVKLPMSAFQEVFQDHPDAFVRVIQVIMVRLQRVTFTALHQYLGLSAELVNQGPHKKKQSPFSGSPVRSRTKETFFTQNMENQSNATATVSSENDRNEVFHRDISTSSHQSVPIVISRRPKTNLDWKNQNLSPQSGQNTADMVPECDSHWPNSSPITSQQVSQPDVIYTGNSHPNKKRSTTTEPVQQQLDEAQLVQMATEAFVRELGLEDDSILKDGKVQIREVPAGTYLMKEESHKDVALVYVVSGSLIISQRVSEGRDVGQEVHMFSAHQGEIVGGLAVLTGEPSFYTIRAKHSSRIALLSKPTFFAIMREQPTVVLHVAHSVVRRLSPFVRQVDFALDWLFLESGRAVYRQGDESDSTFIVLSGRLRSVITYMNGKKELVAEYGKGDLVGIVEMVTQTPRSTTVMAVRDSELAKLPEGLFNVIKLRYPIVVTRLINLLGHRILGTWQQAHTKNGSSDTQRAAATVDARPAQVNFSTVAIVPVSDDVPLTAFTYELYHSLCAIGPCLRLTSDVVRKTLGSTIMEPANEYRLTSWLAQQEDQHRISLYQCDPTYTLWTQRCVRQADCILIVGLGDKPPSIGRTEREVERLVMRTQKELVLLHKEQSGQRPTNTVQWLNMRSWVSSHHHIQCPKRMFTRRSQYRINELYSKVLMSEPNIHSDFSRLARWLTGTSVGLVLGGGGARGAAHVGMLKAVIEAGIPIDMVGGVSIGAFMGALWCMEKNITTTTQKAREWSKKMTQWWRQIMDLTYPVTSMFSGKDFNSTIQTTFGDTYIEDLWLPYFTITTDITDSCMRTHTHADEMLRQGAHHILAIDVGSQDDTDLTNYGDSLSGWWLLWKRWNPFATPVKVPNLPDIQSRLAYVSCVRQLEEVKNSDYCEYIRPPIDKYKTLQFANFDEIKDVGYQHGKTYFEVQSKAGILPRFNADRENARALRAKHQAANQQTVSSYTFTDLAQMVCKVSRGSIYVDFEIDSDTDELEEYEADLEEDAQEVGYASEPTAGILDQSPDENRLRRRTGVSLSLSDTEAESELDYHTKIF
- the LOC122565584 gene encoding neuropathy target esterase sws isoform X2 yields the protein MPTMEVVELFNKCNESLGSYLFSRWIGQLIAEYQISKALFILIISTLVILLIASIIILRKWKNKEFLPEVKEFVGVGTGKPRFRKRDKVLFYGRKMLRKVKSISGQVHATGQGKKRKAVMRFARRLLQLKKETAPQQLKVLEPPAEYLEEDLGPGEKVPPDALYMLQSIRVFGHFEKPVFLKLCKHTEIMNLPAGSTLFKIGDPDENLFIVQQGLVNVYITGSDSSQISLKLVKTGESVTSLLSFTDVLTGHTSTYKTVSARTVEDSIVVKLPMSAFQEVFQDHPDAFVRVIQVIMVRLQRVTFTALHQYLGLSAELVNQGPHKKKQSPFSGSPVRSRTKETFFTQNMENQSNATATVSSENDRNEVFHRDISTSSHQSVPIVISRRPKTNLDWKNQNLSPQSGQNTADMVPECDSHWPNSSPITSQQVSQPDVIYTGNSHPNKKRSTTTEPVQQQLDEAQLVQMATEAFVRELGLEDDSILKDGKVQIREVPAGTYLMKEESHKDVALVYVVSGSLIISQRVSEGRDVGQEVHMFSAHQGEIVGGLAVLTGEPSFYTIRAKHSSRIALLSKPTFFAIMREQPTVVLHVAHSVVRRLSPFVRQVDFALDWLFLESGRAVYRQGDESDSTFIVLSGRLRSVITYMNGKKELVAEYGKGDLVGIVEMVTQTPRSTTVMAVRDSELAKLPEGLFNVIKLRYPIVVTRLINLLGHRILGTWQQAHTKNGSSDTQRAAATVDARPAQVNFSTVAIVPVSDDVPLTAFTYELYHSLCAIGPCLRLTSDVVRKTLGSTIMEPANEYRLTSWLAQQEDQHRISLYQCDPTYTLWTQRCVRQADCILIVGLGDKPPSIGRTEREVERLVMRTQKELVLLHKEQSGQRPTNTVQWLNMRSWVSSHHHIQCPKRMFTRRSQYRINELYSKVLMSEPNIHSDFSRLARWLTGTSVGLVLGGGGARGAAHVGMLKAVIEAGIPIDMVGGVSIGAFMGALWCMEKNITTTTQKAREWSKKMTQWWRQIMDLTYPVTSMFSGKDFNSTIQTTFGDTYIEDLWLPYFTITTDITDSCMRTHTHGLLWRYIRASMTIAGVFPPICDPLDGHLLVDGCYVNNVPADEMLRQGAHHILAIDVGSQDDTDLTNYGDSLSGWWLLWKRWNPFATPVKVPNLPDIQSRLAYVSCVRQLEEVKNSDYCEYIRPPIDKYKTLQFANFDEIKDVGYQHGKTYFEVQSKAGILPRFNADRENARALRAKHQAANQQTVSSYTFTDLAQMVCKVSRGSIYVDFEIDSDTDELEEYEADLEEDAQEVGYASEPTAGILDQSPDENRLRRRTGVSLSLSDTEAESELDYHTKIF